One genomic window of Fusarium fujikuroi IMI 58289 draft genome, chromosome FFUJ_chr01 includes the following:
- a CDS encoding related to ribonuclease H, with product MGKKAKRKAAKLVNKALTALEYDPIPEAVDQASSSDNQDEAQTSDKFDQGVPVTTAIATLEKDVSTQSDGSLKRSNPHDADDGGEWQVVSRAAKKLKKVPKPGKNYPTIAFSPNARLQSKINISQMRDLVTYIFADGAGPQWIGITHRPAFRKIVAIMIPGIEEAMFKHNVDFDTYNDADRERNAAVTSPDDYYPRPLKRERLPKALQPFADMFTHLWPVKTPGDDRHGKMHSPLAAFLTTPTPKEKNGPKGIKPAHEPSGWKNERTRITEFLCTVDDLTDNGYLVHPAMLEGVARDQFVLPEGWVITHVKSLEEGQVPEDEVEKGSITQGRDILALDCEMCMTGEDEFSLTRISIVDWFGNVVLDELVKPDKPITDYVTQFSGITEEMLAPVTTTLHDIQQKLLELLTPRTILIGHSLESDTKALRITHPFIIDTSIIYPHPRGPPLKSSLKWLAQKYLSKEIQKGGANGHDSIEDSKTCLDLVKQKCEKGKAWGTSDSQGENLFRRLARAGTAYKAQGGAAGGAEVGKTSAAVDWGDPSKGAGAGATHQLGCKNDEDVANSVIRAVQGDPDGLEIRGGGVDFVWARMREIEALQGWWNRNRADNINSDGGPPEDPEAVPSDKSELERALVRLTERLTRIYDALPPCTAFMLYSGSGDPREMSRLQKVQTQWRKEYNTPGKNWNDLSVKWTDVEEQALKEAARKARSGIGFISVK from the coding sequence ATGGGTaagaaagcaaagagaaAAGCCGCCAAACTCGTCAACAAAGCCCTTACAGCCCTAGAATATGACCCAATCCCCGAAGCCGTCGACCAGGCCTCTTCAAGCGACAATCAAGATGAGGCCCAAACGTCCGACAAGTTCGACCAGGGCGTTCCTGTCACGACGGCCATCGCGACTCTCGAGAAGGATGTGTCAACACAAAGCGATGGCAGCCTGAAGCGGTCTAATCCCCATGACGCAGACGACGGCGGAGAGTGGCAGGTCGTTTCACGGGCTGCAAAGAAGCTTAAGAAGGTCCCTAAACCTGGCAAGAATTATCCCACCATTGCATTCTCGCCCAATGCGCGACTGCAATCCAAGATCAATATTTCCCAGATGCGAGACCTGGTTACATATATCTTTGCCGACGGAGCTGGCCCTCAATGGATCGGCATTACCCATCGCCCAGCGTTCCGAAAGATTGTGGCTATAATGATACCTGGTATTGAGGAGGCCATGTTCAAACACAACGTCGACTTTGACACATATAACGATGCTGATCGGGAGAGAAATGCTGCCGTAACGTCGCCGGACGACTATTATCCCCGCCCACTGAAGAGAGAGCGCCTGCCCAAGGCTCTGCAACCATTCGCTGATATGTTCACGCATCTATGGCCCGTCAAGACACCCGGCGATGATAGGCACGGGAAGATGCATTCGCCCTTGGCCGCTTTCCTAACAACCCCCACCCCGAAGGAAAAGAATGGGCCAAAGGGCATCAAACCAGCACACGAACCTTCAGGCTGGAAGAACGAGAGAACACGCATCACCGAGTTCCTTTGTACAGTTGATGATCTAACTGACAACGGCTACTTGGTTCATCCAGCTATGCTGGAAGGTGTTGCAAGAGATCAGTTCGTCCTCCCCGAAGGATGGGTCATTACCCATGTGAAAAGCCtcgaagaaggtcaagtCCCAGAAGACGAAGTTGAAAAGGGCAGCATCACCCAAGGACGAGACATTCTGGCCCTGGATTGTGAAATGTGCATGACTGGAGAGGACGAGTTCTCCCTGACAAGAATCAGCATAGTTGACTGGTTCGGCAACGTTGTGCTCGATGAACTTGTCAAGCCTGATAAGCCCATTACCGACTACGTCACCCAATTCTCTGGAATCACAGAAGAGATGCTTGCACCTGTAACAACTACATTACATGACATCCAGCAGAAGCTACTCGAACTGCTGACCCCTCGCACAATCTTGATAGGGCACTCTTTAGAGTCAGATACCAAGGCTCTCCGCATCACTCACCCCTTTATCATCGACACATCCATCATTTATCCGCATCCTCGCGGTCCTCCTCTCAAATCCTCTTTAAAATGGCTGGCGCAAAAATATCTGTCAAAGGAGATTCAAAAAGGTGGTGCAAATGGCCACGACAGCATCGAAGACTCTAAAACCTGCCTCGATCTTGTCAAACAGAAATGTGAAAAGGGCAAGGCCTGGGGAACGTCCGACTCACAGGGAGAGAACTTGTTCCGCCGACTAGCGCGAGCTGGAACTGCATACAAGGCCCAAGGGGGGGCCGCAGGTGGCGCGGAGGTCGGCAAGACGAGCGCAGCTGTAGACTGGGGCGATCCCTCCAAGGGGGCTGGAGCCGGCGCAACTCATCAGCTCGGCTGTAAGAACGACGAGGATGTAGCTAACAGCGTAATTCGTGCTGTGCAGGGAGACCCGGATGGCCTCGAAATCCGCGGCGGCGGAGTTGACTTTGTCTGGGCGAGAATGCGAGAGATTGAGGCCCTTCAAGGCTGGTGGAACCGTAACCGTGCCGACAACATAAACAGCGACGGTGGTCCTCCAGAAGACCCCGAGGCCGTCCCATCCGACAAGTCAGAGCTCGAGCGGGCCCTCGTACGCCTTACAGAGCGTCTCACACGCATCTATGACGCCCTGCCGCCCTGCACAGCCTTCATGTTGTACAGCGGTTCGGGCGACCCGCGCGAGATGTCGCGTCTGCAGAAGGTGCAGACACAGTGGCGCAAGGAGTACAACACACCTGGCAAGAACTGGAACGACCTGAGTGTAAAATGGACCGATGTCGAGGAACAGGCGCTCAAGGAAGCGGCGCGCAAGGCTCGGTCAGGCATAGGGTTTATCTCGGTGAAGTGA
- a CDS encoding related to integral membrane protein — protein sequence MQLGLASQQLVDCSQDCRPYSHHRGLIQDLPRRRHVARSSKSPISGSAPAALAPVVSSGHPCNQCYPTAMTQAVLHQRAWPLRYSTISPLSKSLLVALLIVMHAVSPAHAVRIPFTNCLSDAYRLHEPTRLQWVPLYADAVFDTENEKHNLRVIVWGNVTGARTTSALPPPDDPSWKDASDINGKIAETPQKKDGYNTATTYFPKVHFLTYVPYNNDKFNFCNTSLVNGSCPLGPYFGEVDYSDAYRLPSINITWDAYSSYGFASLAPSMSIIDGTRDAPQIGCVSMAVTPDLGDLSWLLKFLPMIVLLFTGFAVVFSAIFSPWGSSDIFHWTSNYGRDVDLLRLVTPGFGDCLQYIQFIALSGGLTLDYPGFYQPIVSQMAWSTLMFNESFVADAPSWQSVVDGIYVTNATYGLQELGQLVGMAESRDIWAGMMVWLCVCIASVTVLVQGAFAVQWLFRKINNTPEEDLRSKNVPFSVGNAVRIVFNYFLFPIIALSCFQLVTAGDSPTYTIALAVVTLIFLIIFAAYLFYLIIRTRPKSVLYDDLPTVLLYGPLYNTYSDEAAAFALIPVFLTFLRGITVGAVQPSGIAQVVLLAICEVIHILTIHAFRPFQRSTAMNAYHTLFGALRLISILLMVAFVPTLDVSEGDKGWIGYIILGIHGAALIFGFFLNALQTIIEVAARMLGAGGDDARGLTRGGLTKIFGMRQLSRRNTQQRNTGPSRASQLSTAAMLDVDDSGKSGYAMPSGRVRSESGASLGGLMNPRHRSSSALDSIDVYSGMPQNVDSSSSYMPNTPGERSTFSFLPSPSAARHHPTQSIDAADPYYRPPRRRQTMNESIHSEGPGGSNTADVKGANPAGVLGDPADMGADISRGATPAPPPAGYSQASIPPNRPDYATREVDFYYGVRGPALNSDGPGRKLGTGPADPTGPVATASGWFRNLFGGKTKEKGKGFEVVRSSRMPPAMMARNGGESPPEGIPVAMGVLRNGPIDSDDEDEPRPRRSPGRQPQSALLDDNGDPQDSEPESPVLERPRRTFSAGSESFPREPSKSLSKAPHIALREAEDDDAPEIPRKSSKRASGHFGGSDHSRAPSLTLMNMPGSTISFESQWRGDPDAVSRTSSHHRATLSASSRLPFERTNSQKRLSSNSSMEFPGEFTNIDFGPSVDERPASFGMVSQHGVSRVDPLHRDVDLLGSSAELVEDPPARPRT from the exons ATGCAGCTTGGTCTGGCCAGTCAACAACTTGTCGACTGTTCGCAAGATTGCCGCCCTTACTCACACCATCGCGGCCTCATCCAAGACCTGCCCAGGAGGCGACATGTGGCACGGTCGTCGAAATCCCCGATATCTGGCTCCGCGCCTGCTGCCCTCGCTCCCGTAGTTTCTTCTGGTCACCCGTGCAATCAGTGTTATCCCACAGCCATGACACAAGCTGTCCTTCACCAAAGGGCGTGGCCCCTTCGGTATAGCACCATATCTCCGTTGTCGAAGAGTCTACTCGTCGCTCTTCTCATTGTAATGCACGCCGTATCGCCTGCTCATGCCGTGAGGATCCCTTTCACAAACTGCCTCAGCGACGCCTACCGCTTGCACGAACCGACGAGGCTGCAATGGGTTCCCTTGTACGCCGATGCCGTCTTCGATACCGAGAACGAGAAACACAACCTTCGAGTTATTGTTTGGGGAAATGTCACGGGCGCCCGAACGACCAGCGCGCTGCCACCGCCCGATGACCCTTCTTGGAAGGATGCCAGCGATATCAATGGCAAAATCGCCGAAACTCCCCAGAAGAAAGATGGCTACAACACCGCTACGACTTACTTCCCCAAGGTTCACTTCCTGACATATGTTCCGTATAACAACGACAAATTTAATTTCTGTAACACTTCATTGGTAAACGGATCTTGCCCGCTTGGACCTTACTTTGGAGAAGTTGATTATAG TGATGCATACAGGCTCCCTTCTATTAACATCACATGGGACGCCTACTCATCTTATGGGTTTGCTTCCCTAGCACCCAGTATGTCAATTATTGATGGGACTCGTGATGCTCCTCAGATTGGCTGTGTTTCCATGGCGGTGACCCCGGATCTGGGAGATCTCTCGTGGCTACTCAAGTTTTTACCCATGATAGTGCTCCTTTTCACAGGTTTTGCAGTCGTGTTCTCAGCCATCTTCAGTCCCTGGGGCTCATCTGATATCTTTCACTGGACTTCCAATTATGGTCGAGATGTTGATCTGCTCCGTCTTGTCACGCCGGGCTTTGGAGATTGCCTTCAGTATATCCAATTTATCGCGCTAAGCGGTGGCCTCACCCTTGACTATCCCGGCTTCTATCAACCCATTGTCAGTCAGATGGCCTGGTCGACTCTAATGTTCAACGAGAGCTTTGTCGCCGATGCCCCATCATGGCAGAGCGTTGTCGATGGTATTTACGTCACCAATGCCACTTATGGACTTCAAGAGCTTGGTCAATTGGTTGGTATGGCTGAGAGTAGAGATATCTGGGCCGGTATGATGGTTTGGCTATGTGTGTGCATTGCCTCGGTCACCGTTCTAGTCCAGGGCGCATTTGCAGTCCAGTGGTTATTCCGAAAGATCAACAACACCCCCGAGGAAGATCTGCGTTCAAAGAATGTCCCTTTTTCCGTTGGCAACGCCGTCCGCATTGTCTTCAACTATTTCTTATTCCCAATTATCGCTCTGTCGTGCTTTCAGCTAGTCACTGCTGGCGATTCTCCGACCTATACGATTGCCCTGGCCGTGGTTACCTTGATTTTCCTCATAATCTTCGCGGCATACCTCTTTTATCTCATAATCAGAACAAGGCCAAAGTCCGTCCTCTACGATGATCTGCCGACTGTTCTCTTATACGGCCCTCTGTATAATACATACTCCGACGAGGCTGCTGCATTCGCTCTCATTCCCGTCTTCCTAACATTCCTTCGGGGTATCACTGTCGGTGCTGTGCAGCCTAGTGGTATCGCTCAGGTGGTACTGCTCGCCATTTGCGAAGTAATTCATATTCTTACCATCCATGCCTTCCGGCCGTTTCAGCGCTCAACAGCGATGAATGCCTATCATACACTTTTTGGAGCACTTCGTCTAATTTCTATCTTACTAATGGTAGCATTCGTGCCTACTCTTGATGTTTCCGAGGGTGACAAGGGTTGGATTGGTTACATCATCTTGGGAATCCATGGTGCGGCCTTGATATTTGGGTTCTTCCTCAACGCACTACAGACCATTATCGAGGTCGCGGCTCGCATGCTTGGAGCTGGCGGAGACGACGCTCGAGGTCTGACCCGTGGCGGACTCACAAAGATCTTTGGTATGCGACAGCTGTCTCGCCGCAACACACAGCAACGTAACACTGGTCCATCCCGAGCAAGCCAGTTGTCGACAGCAGCAATGTTGGACGTGGACGATAGCGGCAAGTCGGGATATGCCATGCCAAGCGGAAGGGTTCGAAGCGAGTCTGGTGCTAGTCTCGGTGGACTCATGAATCCTCGGCATAGGAGCAGCTCGGCGCTCGATAGCATCGACGTTTACTCTGGCATGCCGCAGAACGTGGATAGCAGCAGCTCATACATGCCCAACACCCCTGGGGAGAGGAGTACATTTTCGTTCCTGCCCTCCCCCAGCGCTGCCCGCCATCATCCTACACAATCAATAGACGCTGCCGATCCTTACTATCGACCTCCTCGAAGACGACAGACGATGAACGAGTCCATCCACTCCGAAGGACCTGGTGGCTCTAACACAGCAGATGTTAAGGGGGCTAACCCGGCTGGAGTTCTAGGCGATCCTGCCGATATGGGTGCGGATATTTCTCGAGGGGCAACACCAGCGCCCCCTCCCGCTGGATACTCTCAAGCCAGTATACCTCCAAACCGACCCGATTATGCCACTCGCGAGGTTGACTTTTACTACGGGGTTCGTGGACCCGCCTTGAACTCCGACGGCCCGGGCCGGAAACTTGGAACTGGTCCCGCCGATCCAACTGGTCCTGTGGCTACTGCCTCGGGCTGGTTCCGGAATCTATTCGGTGGGAAGACAaaggagaagggcaagggttTTGAAGTTGTGAGGAGCTCACGGATGCctccagccatgatggctagGAACGGTGGAGAGTCGCCCCCTGAGGGTATTCCAGTGGCTATGGGCGTACTACGGAACGGTCCAATTGActcagatgatgaagacgagccTCGACCAAGGCGGTCTCCAGGGCGTCAACCTCAAAGTGCTCTACTAGACGACAACGGTGATCCTCAAGACTCTGAGCCGGAGAGTCCTGTGCTGGAGCGACCCCGACGTACTTTCAGTGCCGGCAGCGAGAGTTTCCCTCGAGAGCCAAGCAAGTCTTTGTCCAAGGCGCCGCATATTGCACTGCGcgaagctgaggatgatgatgccccAGAGATTCCTCGGAAGAGCTCCAAGCGTGCTTCTGGCCACTTTGGGGGTAGTGATCACAGCCGAGCGCCATCTCTTACCCTCATGAATATGCCAGGCTCTACGATATCCTTCGAATCTCAGTGGCGAGGAGACCCCGATGCTGTTAGCCGCACCTCAAGTCACCACCGTGCTACACTATCAGCGTCGTCGCGGCTACCGTTTGAGCGAACCAACTCCCAAAAGCGATTGTCGTCCAATTCGTCCATGGAGTTCCCCGGCGAGTTCACCAACATCGACTTCGGCCCTTCAGTTGATGAGCGGCCGGCCAGCTTTGGCATGGTGTCACAACATGGTGTCAGCCGAGTTGACCCGTTGCACCGTGACGTGGATCTGCTCGGCAGCTCCGCTGAGCTTGTCGAGGATCCTCCTGCCAGACCTCGCACTTGA
- a CDS encoding related to DNA mismatch repair protein PMS2 has product MSISALPPSSAHLLRSSSSLPDPLSMVKELVDNSIDAGATSIEITVAPNTVDKVQVRDNGCGIQVDDFKSLGRRSHTSKLQNFDELHLKGGETLGFRGEALASANYLATIKITTRTAQDPIASLLLLNTKSGGISRQQPVSAPVGTTVQALNLFQNLPVRKQNAIKVSRKTLADIRRLLESYAIALPHIRLSFKVPGSSIQPWVYTPCSAPSTREAIAQVFSHTLTTQLVAVSSDSHAGGTSTELQSKKLRIVASLPKPDSDANIIKGKGAFISVDSRPISSSRSTGKKLVSILRSSISTVLNSPEKSRAPSNAFMQLSIQCSPGSYDPNVSPSKDELLFVDEPAVLSCFQNLCDSVYTKKVLGDRESQHKPMALEDSLSLLPWASKTVEPRLRDETRVDGIEDALLLTDQELVGSLNDEPGRLLVGTDVCGSGERTSPGAFTVPASPKKDSRSGNLDRTRGPKKAPEVREMMRTRLTVNLSRRETASTDLDGTEGLIPVHVTPRRAATPPVRGELQSSSRRRGLAPNHRFGNIDDYFRPSRDEPIQIATDETATPEIPHTRSYLTSVSHHRRLPLKELSESLLNLFREYEEEEYEDESDNESSSDLPFAAPNAVPSPHTSPRREVPSFLSQPFRPLLGQQSIRNSMPDLQLTLPANLETPPSSDPTGVDNSTRRDRQSTNSILARAQRSSRGSLIPSVNRRSGDELRQNRLLPGSGPTASQGRRRSDQVCPGEFSSQAYAQSWLSDQVPHNHLTPRRGMKDSERSQTQGIKPWPHSLQVLLQRTPPPQATSPDEEAGGGYNPVPLDHVHDQHKEGFDSRSFKRQRRCSSVSTSESAGLDSRHLLMKRQRIHANGGRLKRIASTKLPLETISQNDSTLNLSVKIEVQMCELQAATVEFMKSGRATKPDLALQFRNMDEVGEVDRRLRRVTESWLKGNPSITVEYTFRSEVKGKSKA; this is encoded by the exons ATGTCAATATCTGCGTTGCCGCCATCTTCAGCACACCTCCTACggtcctcctcttcgcttcCAGACCCTCTCTCCatggtcaaggagcttgTTGATAATAGTATTGACGCGGGTGCTACATCTATCGAAATCACGGTTGCTCCCAACACCGTCGACAAAGTTCAAGTCCGGGACAATGGTTGTGGGATACAGGTGGACGATTTCAAGTCATTGGGCCGTCGGTCTCATACGAGCAAGCTCCAAAACTTCGACGAACTTCATTTGAAAGGTGGCGAGACACTTGGTTTTCGTGGTGAGGCTCTTGCTAGTGCCAACTATCTGGCTACGATCAAAATCACAACTCGAACAGCCCAGGATCCCATTGCATCACTGCTCCTCTTAAACACAAAATCAGGCGGGATTAGCAGACAACAGCCTGTTTCCGCTCCTGTCGGAACAACTGTCCAAGCTTTGAATTTGTTTCAAAACCTTCCTGTTCGGAAACAAAACGCTATCAAAGTGAGCCGAAAGACCCTGGCAGATATCAGACGGCTCCTAGAGAGTTATGCGATCGCACTTCCACACATCAGACTATCATTCAAAGTGCCTGGTAGCTCAATCCAGCCGTGGGTTTATACACCATGCTCAGCACCAAGCACCCGAGAGGCAATCGCACAAGTATTTAGTCACACTCTAACAACTCAGCTCGTGGCGGTGTCATCAGACTCTCACGCTGGAGGAACTTCGACCGAATTACAGTCCAAAAAATTGAGAATTGTAGCCTCCTTACCCAAGCCTGACTCCGATGCCAATATCATCAAGGGGAAGGGAGCTTTCATCTCGGTCGACTCACGACCCATTTCATCGTCCAGAAGCACGGGAAAGAAGCTAGTTTCTATTTTAAGATCGAGTATTTCCACGGTTCTAAATTCACCCGAGAAATCGCGAGCACCCTCCAACGCATTTATGCAACTTAGCATTCAGTGTTCACCTGGATCGTACGACCCCAATGTGTCGCCCTCGAAAGATGAACTTCTTTTCGTGGACGAACCAGCCGTCCTTAGTTGCTTCCAGAATCTGTGTGATTCTGTTTACACCAAGAAGGTTTTGGGTGACAGAGAATCTCAACACAAGCCGATGGCGTTGGAGGATAGCCTATCACTTCTGCCGTGGGCTTCGAAGACGGTtgagccaaggctgagagacGAAACACGTGTCGATGGCATAGAAGATGCTCTCTTGTTGACCGACCAAGAACTTGTCGGTTCTTTGAACGATGAGCCTGGGAGACTTCTTGTCGGTACTGACGTATGTGGAAGTGGCGAAAGGACTTCTCCCGGCGCTTTTACTGTTCCCGCTTCACCCAAGAAAGACTCACGATCTGGAAACCTGGACAGGACGAGGGGTCCTAAGAAAGCCCCAGAAGTTcgggagatgatgaggacacGATTAACAGTCAATCTTTCACGGAGGGAAACCGCTTCGACCGACCTGGACGGCACAGAAGGACTAATCCCTGTGCATGTAACACCCCGACGAGCTGCCACTCCTCCTGTCCGAGGTGAATTGCAATCTAGCTCTCGGCGTCGAGGATTAGCTCCAAACCATCGTTTCGGCAACATCGATGACTATTTTCGCCCATCAAGGGATGAGCCGATTCAAATCGCAACAGATGAGACTGCCACACCTGAAATTCCTCATACAAGGAGCTATTTGACGAGTgtctctcatcatcgacgcCTTCCGCTGAAGGAACTGTCAGAATCACTCCTCAACCTGTTTCGTGAatacgaggaagaagaatacgAAGACGAAAGTGATAACGAGTCCTCATCCGACCTCCCATTTGCTGCGCCAAATGCCGTTCCATCTCCTCACACATCTCCACGTCGTGAGGTTCCTTCTTTCTTAAGCCAGCCTTTCAGGCCTCTCTTGGGGCAGCAGTCAATTCGCAATTCAATGCCAGACTTGCAATTAACACTGCCGGCAAATCTAGAAACGCCGCCATCATCAGACCCTACTGGTGTCGATAACTCAACTCGTCGTGATCGACAATCCACCAACAGTATCTTGGCCAGAGCCCAGAGGTCTTCTCGGGGTAGTCTGATACCGTCAGTCAACAGACGAAGTGGTGACGAGTTGAGACAAAACCGCTTGCTCCCTGGAAGTGGTCCCACAGCATCCCAAGGCAGACGTCGGTCGGACCAAGTTTG CCCTGGGGAATTCTCATCTCAGGCCTATGCGCAATCTTGGTTGTCCGATCAAGTACCACACAATCATCTGACCCCTCGCAGAGGCATGAAGGATTCTGAACGAAGTCAAACCCAAGGAATCAAGCCGTGGCCGCACTCTCTACAGGTGCTACTTCAGAGAACACCACCGCCACAAGCCACATCGCCGGACGAAGAAGCTGGTGGTGGTTACAACCCAGTACCGCTAGATCATGTTCATGACCAGCACAAAGAGGGATTTGACTCGAGATCATTCAAGCGACAGCGACGCTGTTCAAGCGTTTCAACTTCAGAAAGCGCGGGTTTGGATTCTAGACACCTTCTCATGAAGCGACAGCGTATTCATGCAAACGGAGGGAGATTGAAACGCATTGCGTCGACAAAACTTCCTCTTGAAACAATATCACAAAACGATTCCACCCTGAACCTCTCGGTCAAGATCGAGGTTCAAATGTGTGAGCTACAAGCTGCTACTGTTGAGTTCATGAAGTCTGGTCGAGCTACGAAGCCAGACCTGGCCCTACAGTTCAGAAACATGGATGAGGTTGGGGAGGTTGACAGGCGATTGAGACGAGTTACGGAGTCGTGGCTGAAAGGAAACCCATCTATCACGGTGGAGTACACATTTCGATCTGAAGTGAAGGGCAAATCGAAGGCGTAA